One Eubacteriales bacterium mix99 genomic window carries:
- a CDS encoding SDR family NAD(P)-dependent oxidoreductase: MSNSTAIITGGNRGVGKGVALVFAEKGYDIFLAHNGEEEKARSVADTIKEKYGVRCVTFDCDLSQVSGVQRLVKTAVETYGKINVLMSNAGVGYERYIRYAKVEEIDHVYRVNYRAGILLAKLVGQHMIENNISGNIVFTASVKSIDPTPIDCIYGGLKAGLKRSAQSLAREFASFGIRVNTVSPGCIAVNPKGYEDRTYSSEGIPVGRTGKGEDIGYAAAFLCSREATFITGTDLLVDGGQACGSVSGDPGEDYDGIHGRGTKIIN; the protein is encoded by the coding sequence ATGAGCAATTCAACAGCAATAATCACAGGTGGGAACCGAGGCGTTGGAAAAGGTGTAGCATTAGTATTTGCGGAAAAAGGTTATGATATCTTTTTGGCGCATAACGGTGAGGAGGAAAAGGCGCGTTCTGTTGCAGACACAATAAAAGAAAAGTACGGAGTTCGCTGCGTTACGTTTGATTGTGATCTGAGTCAGGTTTCAGGGGTGCAACGGTTAGTAAAAACGGCTGTTGAAACCTATGGGAAAATTAATGTATTGATGAGTAATGCCGGAGTCGGTTACGAGCGTTACATACGATATGCAAAGGTTGAAGAAATTGATCATGTTTATCGGGTCAATTACCGTGCTGGTATTTTACTGGCGAAATTAGTCGGGCAGCACATGATAGAAAATAACATTAGTGGGAATATTGTGTTTACTGCTTCTGTAAAATCAATTGATCCAACTCCGATTGATTGTATTTATGGAGGATTAAAAGCAGGTTTGAAACGTTCTGCACAGTCCTTGGCTCGCGAATTCGCATCGTTTGGAATTCGTGTCAACACTGTGTCTCCTGGTTGTATTGCAGTGAACCCAAAGGGATATGAGGATCGTACTTATTCATCCGAAGGGATTCCTGTAGGAAGAACTGGAAAAGGTGAGGATATTGGTTATGCAGCAGCTTTTCTATGTTCTAGAGAAGCAACGTTTATCACCGGAACAGATCTCCTGGTAGATGGCGGACAGGCATGTGGTTCAGTCTCAGGTGATCCGGGAGAGGATTACGATGGAATTCATGGACGGGGCACCAAAATTATCAATTAG
- a CDS encoding beta-propeller fold lactonase family protein, with the protein MSKAAQTYYTFVGERFPDSSGGIYRCIFSEKDNKFLKEGQLDCLPMVSYVSMDNSGMYACCAGSSRKGSILHAYRINQKQKQMSLSDSKDLSVSGISHVNFDSKGDRLLATSYADGYVLVYDFKDGKIGNLLGLEKTSGRSINPDRQEASHPHSVFASPDDRFLVVSDLGADKLLVFALKDDGSLKKVTGWNAPAGSGPRHFEFHSNNGMGYLLTELSSQIFTFSVGQDKLLKRQVERTISESFKDENLAAEIRLSKDLKYLYVSNRGENSIVQYGVDVTGTITRLNRVSTRGWPREIELSSDGRYLFVLNEEYADSIGEIEAFQIEHHSGRLISCDAFHRVPMAYTFILL; encoded by the coding sequence ATGTCAAAAGCAGCACAAACCTATTATACTTTCGTAGGTGAGCGGTTTCCGGACAGCTCCGGTGGGATCTATCGGTGTATCTTTTCTGAAAAGGATAATAAGTTTTTAAAGGAAGGGCAGCTGGATTGTTTACCTATGGTATCTTATGTTTCAATGGATAATTCGGGTATGTATGCATGTTGCGCTGGTTCTTCCCGGAAGGGTTCCATCTTGCATGCGTATCGCATTAATCAGAAGCAGAAACAAATGAGTCTGTCTGATTCGAAGGATTTATCCGTTTCCGGCATTAGTCATGTAAATTTTGATTCGAAAGGCGATCGGTTGTTAGCTACAAGTTATGCGGATGGATATGTACTTGTTTATGATTTTAAAGATGGTAAAATAGGCAACCTGCTGGGATTGGAAAAAACATCAGGAAGAAGTATTAATCCTGATCGCCAAGAGGCATCTCATCCACACTCCGTTTTTGCATCTCCTGATGACCGCTTTTTGGTTGTCAGTGATTTAGGAGCAGATAAGTTGCTTGTATTTGCTTTAAAGGATGACGGTTCTTTAAAGAAAGTCACGGGATGGAATGCTCCTGCCGGATCAGGCCCAAGACATTTTGAATTTCATTCAAATAATGGTATGGGATATCTTTTAACAGAGTTGAGCTCGCAGATATTTACTTTCTCTGTTGGACAAGATAAACTTTTAAAAAGACAGGTCGAAAGGACAATATCAGAGAGTTTTAAAGATGAGAATCTTGCCGCAGAAATTCGATTATCCAAAGATTTGAAATATCTTTATGTTTCGAACCGGGGAGAGAATTCGATTGTTCAATATGGAGTGGATGTAACAGGAACCATTACTAGGTTGAATCGTGTTTCTACCCGGGGATGGCCACGTGAGATAGAATTAAGTTCAGACGGAAGGTACCTTTTTGTATTAAATGAGGAATATGCGGATTCGATTGGGGAGATAGAAGCTTTTCAAATTGAGCATCATAGTGGCCGTCTGATATCTTGCGATGCTTTTCATCGAGTTCCTATGGCATATACCTTTATTTTACTATAA
- a CDS encoding extracellular solute-binding protein translates to MKKIGILLTVMALLMGSLMGCNSTSGNSSTNVSGGGEKKGSTSKDSSDKGSEDSETITLARWGNELQIDGLDQTLSIWKEDHPNVNVEYTYTGGDDYPVKLQVWFSSDSCPDVLRNTSDIMYPFLNNGLFYDLTDYFEKDPDLSRDMWSDNVFSRYELEEGLIGIPVTQQAYCIAYNKDVFDKAGVAYPESDWTESEFLDLCKKLTFGKGVDKIYGLWMGGWVSEYVRCIYGEPLLYDADKLVIQAKDNERFRDALEMFGSLLKDGYCPNEINQTQTSGGFVTGQYAMGIVPTRATFAEFQTAIGKSFDWDVVELPYSEKWETTWNPNIRVNGWSASAKTKYPDTAWDLIKFLCTDTRALDADSTAGVPVLKSYIESDNYANNYYGYEDTGVKFDKSVAVHMADFAQPYEFAGFWSEINDNIKVTMDSYVRGDIDLDSAIDNLQTFGESAIAKHKKEKGISN, encoded by the coding sequence ATGAAAAAGATAGGAATTTTACTAACAGTGATGGCTCTGCTGATGGGCAGTTTGATGGGCTGCAACAGTACATCCGGAAATTCAAGTACAAATGTATCGGGAGGGGGAGAGAAAAAAGGCTCCACTTCCAAAGATAGCAGTGACAAAGGTTCTGAGGATTCTGAAACAATAACTCTTGCGCGTTGGGGAAATGAGCTTCAAATCGATGGTCTCGATCAAACATTAAGTATTTGGAAAGAAGACCATCCCAATGTAAATGTGGAGTATACTTATACTGGTGGAGATGACTACCCTGTAAAGCTTCAGGTATGGTTCTCTTCGGATTCATGTCCAGATGTGCTCAGAAATACAAGCGATATTATGTACCCCTTCCTAAATAATGGGCTATTTTATGATCTCACGGATTATTTTGAGAAAGATCCTGATCTTTCCCGTGATATGTGGAGCGATAACGTATTTTCTCGTTATGAACTTGAAGAAGGACTTATTGGAATTCCAGTGACCCAACAGGCTTACTGTATAGCTTATAACAAGGATGTTTTTGACAAAGCGGGCGTTGCATATCCGGAGTCTGACTGGACCGAATCAGAATTCCTTGATCTATGTAAAAAGTTGACTTTTGGAAAAGGCGTCGATAAGATATATGGTCTTTGGATGGGGGGCTGGGTTTCAGAGTATGTTCGCTGTATTTATGGGGAACCTCTTCTGTATGATGCAGACAAGCTTGTCATTCAGGCAAAGGACAATGAGCGATTCCGGGATGCTCTTGAAATGTTCGGTTCATTACTTAAAGATGGATATTGCCCGAACGAAATCAATCAAACGCAGACTTCCGGTGGCTTTGTGACCGGTCAATATGCCATGGGGATTGTCCCCACTCGGGCTACCTTTGCTGAATTTCAAACAGCAATCGGAAAAAGCTTTGATTGGGATGTGGTAGAGCTTCCATATAGTGAGAAATGGGAGACGACCTGGAATCCCAATATTCGGGTAAATGGGTGGAGTGCTTCTGCAAAAACAAAATATCCGGATACCGCATGGGATTTGATCAAGTTTCTGTGCACTGATACAAGGGCCTTGGACGCTGACTCCACTGCAGGGGTGCCGGTATTGAAGTCCTATATAGAGTCAGATAATTATGCCAATAATTACTATGGTTATGAAGATACTGGCGTGAAGTTTGATAAGTCTGTAGCAGTGCATATGGCAGACTTCGCACAGCCATATGAATTCGCGGGATTTTGGTCTGAAATCAACGACAACATTAAGGTTACAATGGATTCCTATGTACGAGGAGATATTGATTTGGACAGTGCAATTGATAACCTTCAAACTTTTGGTGAATCTGCAATTGCCAAGCATAAAAAGGAAAAAGGTATCTCGAATTAA